A region from the Sandaracinus amylolyticus genome encodes:
- the treY gene encoding malto-oligosyltrehalose synthase, whose translation MGSRLLVPRWWAPLMRVPLSTYRIQLRQGVDLRAARALLDYLEALGVTDVYLSPILEAEPESTHGYDVVSHERIDPVLGGERDLEALARDAHARGMGVIVDFVPNHVSVASDRNALWQDLLTYGRGSSAASVFDVEWSPPRIGLEGRILLPVLGDMYGRVLEKGELRLARHGGHVRLDYWERALPLAPSTLAPVVASAVERLPEIDPSRARLAKIARALAELPGPREADPEAARRARELDRALAEAIEDDAQIAGAIDAAVAEYNGSPGDPASFDALHAMIEQQVYRPSAWRLALESINYRRFFDVDHLAAIRMERPEVFDAAHRTLLSWIGRGLVDGVRLDHTDGLADPAGYFVALQEGAARARGEDGRAIWVVAEKILAQHEKLPSGWAIDGTTGYETARIFTGVLVDPRGVARNLAFYRRFTGDGLSFEEHSYVSKRMVLRTTFASEVRALADDLERLAAADRQWCDLTPSALTVALEETIAAFPTYRSYVRPDGARERDDDALINRALRRARKRSPERVADAFDFLEQLLMDPSLEPGGTRAHLVMRFQQLTGPATAKAIEDTAFYRYVPFLAANEVGAEPGAPAVSVEDFHRANLERLERWPASMTTTSTHDAKRGEDARARLAVLAERPDVWRHAVTRWSRAHADKRTQLEDGSVAPVPRDEMLVYQALVGAWPHVREERAAVRDRMLGFVEKALREAKELSSWIRPDAEYEGATKRFVERLLEDASFVAELEGLLATMRSAAISNSLAQVVLRTASPGVPDLYQGSEAWNLSLVDPDNRRPVAFDTLREALTELRGARDPEALAEALLGAPEDGRVKLWVTHRALDARRRERELYLRGAYVALTGDEHTVAFARVLDERVHLAITTRLPFALAGESAPIGEAWGERRVRGDALADGMRFADVLTGRTHQAQDGLRLADVLAVLPCAVLERVGS comes from the coding sequence ATGGGATCGCGCCTCCTGGTGCCCAGGTGGTGGGCACCGCTCATGCGCGTCCCGCTCTCCACCTATCGAATCCAGCTCCGGCAAGGCGTCGATCTGCGCGCGGCGCGCGCGCTGCTCGACTACCTCGAGGCGCTCGGCGTGACCGACGTCTATCTCTCGCCGATCCTCGAGGCCGAGCCCGAGAGCACACACGGCTACGACGTCGTCTCGCACGAGCGCATCGATCCCGTGCTCGGCGGCGAGCGCGACCTCGAGGCCCTCGCGCGCGACGCGCACGCGCGCGGGATGGGCGTGATCGTCGACTTCGTGCCCAACCACGTCAGCGTCGCGAGCGATCGCAACGCGCTGTGGCAGGACCTGCTCACGTACGGGCGCGGGTCGAGCGCCGCGTCGGTCTTCGACGTCGAGTGGTCGCCGCCGCGGATCGGGCTCGAGGGCCGCATCCTGCTGCCGGTCCTCGGGGACATGTACGGACGCGTGCTCGAGAAGGGCGAGCTGCGCCTCGCGCGGCACGGCGGGCACGTGCGGCTCGACTACTGGGAGCGCGCGCTGCCGCTCGCGCCGTCGACGCTCGCGCCGGTCGTCGCGAGCGCGGTGGAGCGACTGCCCGAGATCGATCCGTCGCGCGCGCGCCTCGCGAAGATCGCGCGTGCGCTCGCGGAGCTGCCGGGGCCGCGCGAGGCGGATCCCGAGGCGGCGCGGCGCGCACGCGAGCTCGATCGCGCGCTCGCCGAGGCGATCGAGGACGATGCGCAGATCGCGGGCGCGATCGACGCTGCGGTCGCGGAGTACAACGGCTCGCCCGGCGATCCCGCGAGCTTCGACGCGCTGCACGCGATGATCGAGCAGCAGGTCTATCGCCCGAGCGCGTGGCGCCTCGCGCTCGAGTCGATCAACTACCGGCGCTTCTTCGACGTCGATCACCTCGCCGCGATCCGGATGGAGCGGCCCGAGGTGTTCGACGCCGCGCACCGCACGCTGCTGTCCTGGATCGGCCGCGGGCTCGTCGACGGAGTGCGGCTCGATCACACGGACGGGCTCGCCGATCCCGCGGGGTACTTCGTCGCGCTGCAGGAGGGCGCGGCGCGCGCGCGAGGCGAGGACGGACGCGCGATCTGGGTCGTGGCGGAGAAGATCCTCGCGCAGCACGAGAAGCTCCCGTCGGGCTGGGCGATCGACGGCACGACGGGATACGAGACCGCGCGGATCTTCACGGGGGTGCTCGTCGATCCGCGCGGCGTCGCGCGCAATCTCGCGTTCTATCGGCGCTTCACGGGCGACGGGCTCTCGTTCGAGGAGCACTCGTACGTGTCGAAGCGCATGGTGCTGCGCACGACGTTCGCGAGCGAGGTGCGCGCGCTCGCCGACGATCTCGAGCGCCTCGCCGCGGCCGATCGACAGTGGTGCGATCTCACGCCGAGCGCGCTGACGGTCGCGCTCGAAGAGACGATCGCGGCGTTCCCCACCTATCGCTCGTACGTGCGTCCGGACGGCGCGCGCGAGCGCGACGACGACGCGCTCATCAACCGCGCGCTGCGGCGCGCCCGCAAGCGGAGCCCGGAGCGCGTCGCGGATGCGTTCGACTTCCTCGAGCAGCTGCTGATGGATCCGTCGCTCGAGCCCGGCGGCACGCGCGCGCACCTCGTGATGCGCTTCCAGCAGCTCACCGGCCCGGCGACCGCGAAGGCGATCGAGGACACCGCGTTCTATCGCTACGTGCCGTTCCTCGCCGCGAACGAGGTCGGCGCGGAGCCCGGCGCGCCCGCGGTGTCCGTCGAGGACTTCCACCGCGCGAACCTCGAGCGGCTCGAGCGATGGCCGGCCTCGATGACGACGACGTCGACCCACGACGCCAAGCGCGGCGAGGACGCGCGCGCGCGGCTCGCGGTGCTCGCCGAGCGTCCCGACGTGTGGCGGCACGCGGTGACGCGCTGGTCGCGCGCGCATGCGGACAAGCGCACGCAGCTCGAGGACGGGAGCGTGGCGCCGGTGCCGCGCGACGAGATGCTCGTCTATCAGGCGCTCGTGGGCGCGTGGCCGCACGTGCGCGAGGAGCGCGCGGCGGTTCGCGACCGGATGCTCGGCTTCGTCGAGAAGGCGCTGCGCGAGGCGAAGGAGCTCTCGTCGTGGATCCGTCCCGACGCGGAGTACGAAGGCGCGACGAAGCGGTTCGTGGAGCGCCTGCTCGAGGACGCGTCGTTCGTGGCGGAGCTCGAGGGGCTGCTCGCGACGATGCGGAGCGCGGCGATCTCGAACTCGCTCGCGCAGGTCGTGCTGCGCACGGCGAGCCCCGGCGTGCCCGATCTCTATCAGGGCTCCGAGGCGTGGAACCTCTCGCTGGTGGATCCCGACAATCGGCGACCGGTCGCGTTCGACACGCTGCGCGAGGCGCTGACCGAGCTGCGCGGCGCGCGCGATCCCGAGGCGCTCGCAGAGGCGCTGCTCGGCGCGCCCGAGGACGGTCGCGTGAAGCTCTGGGTCACGCATCGCGCGCTCGACGCGCGACGTCGCGAGCGTGAGCTCTACCTGCGCGGCGCGTACGTCGCGCTCACGGGAGACGAGCACACCGTCGCGTTCGCGCGGGTGCTCGACGAGCGCGTGCACCTCGCGATCACCACGCGCCTGCCCTTCGCGCTGGCGGGCGAGAGTGCGCCGATCGGCGAGGCGTGGGGCGAGCGCCGGGTGCGCGGCGACGCGCTCGCGGACGGGATGCGCTTCGCCGACGTGCTCACCGGACGCACGCACCAGGCGCAGGACGGATTGCGCCTCGCCGACGTGCTCGCGGTGCTGCCTTGCGCCGTGCTCGAGCGCGTCGGGAGCTGA
- a CDS encoding PilZ domain-containing protein, producing MQERREHERHAVWFPISVSSADGSGIAISYDVSSGGLLMACPGRIEPGAEVTVTFRLREGTPEQSARGRVLRVEENQPDGPWRWRIAVEFERAVPEIEGLLARSPAVATA from the coding sequence ATGCAGGAGCGACGCGAGCACGAGCGTCACGCGGTGTGGTTCCCGATCTCGGTGAGCAGCGCCGACGGATCGGGCATCGCCATCAGCTACGACGTGAGCTCGGGCGGGCTCTTGATGGCGTGCCCGGGGCGCATCGAGCCCGGCGCGGAGGTCACCGTCACGTTCCGCCTGCGCGAGGGCACGCCCGAGCAGAGCGCGCGCGGGCGCGTGCTGCGCGTCGAGGAGAACCAGCCGGACGGTCCGTGGCGCTGGCGCATCGCGGTCGAGTTCGAGCGCGCGGTGCCCGAGATCGAAGGGCTGCTGGCGCGCTCGCCCGCGGTCGCGACGGCCTGA